The proteins below are encoded in one region of Puntigrus tetrazona isolate hp1 chromosome 5, ASM1883169v1, whole genome shotgun sequence:
- the LOC122345406 gene encoding FAST kinase domain-containing protein 5, mitochondrial, whose product MSATVPFHHVARRCLYAHACQRVSIFRSQRLSSDVKNGQQKREEETESKLAHNPLAYYQRPKRCSSTMNRSETEELSCNLFLNHQQCSPYSISASRWLSSNKNKLLNTASKQGANQTPNAAKVQSISDPRAFQRCRPEYRNMTHDPTQRSSAVDLNEALLVLRKVMIQNGNMEPSEATNLLSTLGQVPREQAAVIRDDKRLNALLGYSAGILPNLTTPQLLDVLTAFVNLGLPTYHRVLGWCQTEFCRRASEMELHQLLLAADLWRCLGRSVPKYLERLFENVTKNFNQMGLPELVQLLYIIGEGRRCPDTLVQPLESLLMRHLSQLMPEELGAVCLGLFKSQCSLSERATRRLMDRAVVVVEDMSDFVIANVMKLMRFSYLDHLPWLEAMGSEVPRRAPKMEVQGLMHIVLACSSLHYRDDRILLAVAEQLPNVVSQCRSKDAAKLLWSFGNLGVLPKHCPNLYPCLTAILRERQAEFERYPEHLLTALLGLAFAGLFPEDLLSLALSAEFVNKACNFQEFELKKDLFTLDGTVGLDLPESTVPRLSLAIREEVSKLLWDFAQSDICQKPEVLEAEEVLRSLLGGEMFVRKHMILPHLRSIDLEVHLDLNDQPVPVSSGPYQQNLASQNTDARLSGVTITDTLLAQLTNTQKNPVQPSNQFFQKPEIRTVKPVHEREGIYNVGIDLTDDLLMALTKCRKRSSRLDDSKPSIQRLAVQVTHRNHYCYRSKQLLGLHALKRRHLELAGYRVVELYHWEWFPLLRRSYAEKLAYLHCKIFSSSDYKK is encoded by the coding sequence ATGAACCGCTCAGAAACTGAAGAATTGTCCTGTAATCTCTTTCTGAACCATCAACAGTGTAGCCCGTACAGTATTAGCGCCTCTCGATGGCTCTCCAGCAACAAGAACAAGCTGTTAAACACAGCTTCAAAACAAGGAGCCAATCAAACCCCAAACGCCGCCAAAGTGCAAAGCATCAGTGACCCACGAGCCTTTCAGAGATGTCGGCCTGAATACCGCAACATGACCCACGACCCAACCCAACGCTCGTCTGCTGTAGACCTGAATGAGGCCTTGTTAGTTCTTCGTAAAGTTATGATACAAAACGGCAACATGGAACCTTCAGAAGCAACTAATTTGTTGTCCACACTTGGTCAGGTTCCCAGAGAACAGGCCGCGGTAATAAGAGACGACAAGCGATTGAACGCGCTCCTGGGGTACAGTGCGGGGATCCTGCCAAACCTCACAACGCCGCAGTTATTGGATGTGCTGACGGCCTTTGTGAATTTAGGCTTGCCTACATACCACAGAGTTCTGGGATGGTGCCAAACCGAGTTCTGTCGGCGAGCGAGCGAGATGGAGCTTCACCAGCTGCTGCTCGCCGCCGACTTGTGGCGATGCCTAGGTCGAAGTGTTCCTAAGTACCTCGAGAGGCTCTTTGAGAACGTGACAAAAAACTTCAACCAGATGGGTCTTCCAGAGTTGGTTCAACTCTTGTACATTATCGGTGAAGGCAGGCGATGCCCGGATACCCTCGTTCAACCCCTTGAGTCGTTACTTATGCGCCATTTGAGCCAACTGATGCCTGAAGAGCTTGGTGCTGTTTGCTTAGGCCTCTTTAAATCACAATGCTCCCTGTCTGAGAGAGCGACGCGCCGGCTTATGGACAGGGCGGTCGTTGTAGTCGAGGATATGAGCGATTTTGTAATCGCTAATGTAATGAAGCTAATGCGATTTAGCTATCTAGACCATCTCCCGTGGTTGGAGGCCATGGGATCGGAGGTGCCTCGACGTGCCCCGAAAATGGAAGTTCAAGGTCTCATGCATATCGTCTTGGCCTGCTCCTCTCTGCATTATCGAGATGATCGCATTCTCTTAGCTGTGGCCGAACAATTACCCAACGTGGTCAGTCAATGTCGGAGTAAAGATGCTGCAAAGTTGTTGTGGTCCTTTGGGAATTTAGGAGTCCTTCCCAAACATTGTCCCAACCTGTATCCATGTCTCACTGCAATCTTACGAGAACGCCAAGCTGAGTTTGAGCGATACCCTGAACATCTGTTGACCGCTCTGCTTGGACTTGCTTTCGCCGGTCTATTCCCTGAAGACCTGCTCAGTCTGGCTTTAAGTGCAGAGTTTGTCAACAAGGCTTGTAATTTCCAAGAGTTTGAGTTGAAGAAGGACTTATTCACCTTAGATGGAACCGTAGGCTTGGACTTACCCGAGTCGACGGTCCCAAGACTTAGTCTTGCAATTCGGGAAGAAGTCTCCAAGCTCCTGTGGGATTTTGCTCAATCGGATATCTGTCAGAAGCCCGAGGTGCTCGAGGCTGAAGAAGTGTTGAGGAGTCTGCTGGGTGGAGAGATGTTTGTTCGCAAACACATGATTCTTCCGCACTTGCGCTCGATTGATCTGGAAGTGCACTTAGACCTAAACGACCAGCCTGTACCTGTATCCTCCGGGCCTTACCAACAAAATCTCGCCTCTCAAAACACAGATGCAAGGCTCTCTGGAGTTACCATAACTGACACCCTACTAGCTCAACTAACTAATACACAGAAGAATCCAGTGCAGCCATCTAACCAGTTCTTTCAAAAGCCTGAGATTCGCACCGTCAAACCGGTCCACGAGAGAGAAGGTATTTACAATGTGGGTATCGATCTGACGGACGATCTTCTGATGGCGCTGACCAAATGTCGAAAGCGTTCGTCCCGTCTGGACGATTCTAAACCATCGATTCAGAGACTTGCTGTTCAAGTGACACATAGGAATCACTACTGCTACAGGAGCAAGCAGCTGCTTGGACTGCATGCCCTTAAAAGACGTCATTTAGAGCTGGCCGGATATAGAGTCGTAGAGTTGTATCACTGGGAATGGTTTCCCTTGCTGCGACGCTCCTATGCCGAGAAGCTGGCCTATCTGCACTGCAAGATATTCAGCTCTTCTGACTACAAAAAATAG
- the LOC122345407 gene encoding endoplasmic reticulum chaperone BiP-like, producing the protein MRLLCLFLLVASSSCWLFTKEDDKKETYKKEIHKEDIYQKENYRNEFLGSVIGIDLGTTYSCVGVFKNGRVEIIANDQGNRITPSYVAFTTEGERLIGDAAKNQMTSNPENTVFDAKRLIGRTWGDSSVQQDIKYLPFKVIEKKNKPHIQLDIGLGRMKTFTPEEISAMVLTKMKETAEAYLGYKVTHAVVTVPAYFNDAQRQATKDAGTIAGLNVIRIISEPTAAAIAYGLDIKDGEKNVLVFDLGGGTFDVSLLTIDKGVFEVVATNGDTHLGGEDFDQRVMEHFIKLYKKKTGKDMSKNIRAVQKLRREVEKAKRELSSQHQARIEIESFFKGEDFSETLTRAKFEELNMDLFRSTMKPVQKVLEDSDLKKSDIDEIVLVGGSTRIPKIQQLVKEFFNGKVPSKGINPDEAVAYGAAVQAGVLSGEEDTGDLVILDVCPLTLGIETIGGVMNSLIPRNTVVPTTKSAKFTTTTDNQQVVAVEVYEGERPLTKDNHLLGTFHLTGIPPAPRGVPEIEVTFEIDVNSILRVTAEDMGTGNKNKITINNDKNRLTAKEIQRMVNEAERFAKEDKKLKERIDARNELESYAYSLKNQIGDKEKLGGTLSSDKKEAIEKAIKEKIEWLESHQDADLEDFQAMKMELVEVVHPIVSVLYASANGSLPREQDERDEL; encoded by the exons ATGCGATTGCTTTGTCTGTTCCTGCTGGTGGCCAGCAGTTCATGCTGGTTGTTTACTAAAGAGGATGACAAGAAGGAAACATATAAGAAGGAAATTCACAAGGAGGACATTTACCAGAAGGAgaattacagaaatgaatttCTTGGGTCAGTGATTGGAATAGACCTTGGGACAACCTACTCATG TGTTGGAGTGTTCAAGAACGGCCGTGTGGAGATCATCGCTAATGACCAGGGAAACCGCATCACTCCATCATACGTGGCCTTCACCACCGAAGGAGAGCGTCTCATCGGAGATGCTGCGAAGAACCAGATGACCTCTAACCCCGAGAACACCGTCTTTGATGCCAAGAGGTTGATCGGCCGCACATGGGGAGACTCGTCTGTGCAGCAGGACATTAAATACCTGCCCTTTAAG GTGATTGAGAAGAAGAACAAGCCTCACATCCAGCTGGACATTGGATTAGGCCGGATGAAGACTTTCACCCCTGAGGAAATCTCGGCTATGGTTCTGACTAAAATGAAGGAGACTGCAGAGGCTTACCTGGGATATAAG GTCACACATGCTGTGGTCACTGTTCCCGCTTATTTCAATGATGCCCAGCGCCAGGCCACTAAAGATGCAGGAACCATCGCCGGTCTGAACGTCATAAGGATCATCAGTGAGCC AACCGCTGCTGCCATCGCTTATGGTCTGGACATAAAGGACGGTGAGAAGAACGTCCTGGTGTTTGATCTCGGTGGCGGCACCTTCGATGTTTCCCTGCTCACTATTGATAAAGGCGTCTTCGAGGTGGTGGCCACTAATGGAGACACTCACCTCGGCGGGGAAGACTTCGATCAGCGTGTCATGGAGCACTTCATCAAGCTCTACAAGAAGAAGACCGGAAAGGACATGAGCAAGAACATCCGTGCCGTGCAGAAGCTGCGTCGTGAGGTGGAGAAGGCCAAGAGAGAGCTGTCCAGCCAGCATCAGGCACGCATCGAGATCGAGTCCTTCTTTAAGGGAGAAGACTTCTCTGAGACACTGACCCGCGCCAAGTTTGAGGAGCTCAACATG GACTTGTTCCGCTCCACCATGAAACCAGTGCAGAAGGTTTTGGAAGACTCTGACCTGAAGAAATCTGACATTGACGAGATCGTCCTGGTCGGAGGCTCCACTCGTATTCCCAAGATCCAGCAGCTGGTGAAGGAGTTCTTCAACGGCAAGGTGCCGTCCAAAGGAATCAACCCTGATGAGGCCGTGGCTTACGGAGCTGCTGTCCAGGCCGGAGTCCTGTCAGGAGAAGAAGACACTG GTGACCTGGTGATTCTGGACGTTTGCCCTTTGACCTTGGGCATTGAGACAATTGGAGGAGTGATGAACAGTCTTATTCCCAGGAACACTGTTGTGCCCACCACAAAATCTGCAAAATTCACTACCACTACTGACAACCAGCAAGTCGTGGCTGTTGAGGTTTATGAGG GTGAGCGTCCACTGACTAAAGATAACCACCTCCTGGGCACCTTTCACCTGACCGGCATCCCTCCGGCTCCCCGCGGCGTTCCTGAGATTGAGGTCACCTTTGAGATCGACGTCAACAGCATCCTGCGCGTCACCGCCGAGGACATGGGTACGGGCAACAAGAACAAGATCACCATCAACAATGACAAGAACCGACTGACAGCGAAAGAAATCCAGCGCATGGTGAACGAGGCAGAGCGCTTCGCCAAAGAAGACAAGAAGCTGAAGGAGCGCATCGACGCCCGCAACGAGCTGGAGAGCTACGCTTACTCCCTGAAGAACCAGATCGGAGACAAAGAGAAGCTGGGCGGTACGCTATCTTCTGACaagaaggaggccatcgagaaGGCCATCAAGGAGAAGATCGAGTGGCTGGAGTCTCACCAGGACGCAGATCTCGAGGACTTCCAGGCCATGAAGATGGAGCTGGTGGAAGTCGTGCATCCCATCGTAAGCGTGCTGTACGCCAGCGCAAATGGCTCGCTGCCAAGAGAGCAAGACGAAAGGGACGAGTTGTGA